In uncultured Bacteroides sp., the following proteins share a genomic window:
- a CDS encoding AAA family ATPase, whose amino-acid sequence MEAFYRTHSYLVEHTNTSVRRDLMDEIDWNDRLIGIKGTRGVGKTTFLLQYAKERFGTDRSCLFINMNNFYFSGHTIVEFVEEFQKNGGKVLLIDQVFKYPNWSNELRICYDRFPELKIVFTGSSVMRLKEENTELSGIVKSYNLRGFSFREFLNLQTGNSFQYYTLDEILSNHEQIAKTVLSKVRPTDYFQDYLHHGFYPFFLEKRNFSENLLKTMNMMVEVDILLIKQIELKYLSKIKKLLYLLAVSGPSAPNVSQLATEIETSRATVMNYIKYLADARLINMVYPKDEEFPKKPSKIMLHNTNLMYSIYPVKVEEQDVVETFFLNALYKDHILNKGEKGTSFLVDGKIPFKICAEGFKAKNNPAITYAIHRAEIGRGNQIPLWLFGFLY is encoded by the coding sequence ATGGAAGCCTTTTACAGGACACACAGTTATTTGGTAGAACATACAAATACCTCCGTTCGACGTGATTTGATGGACGAGATCGACTGGAACGACCGTCTTATCGGAATTAAAGGAACTCGTGGTGTAGGTAAGACCACATTCCTGTTGCAATATGCAAAAGAACGCTTCGGAACAGACCGTTCATGTCTGTTTATCAACATGAATAATTTTTATTTTTCGGGACACACCATCGTGGAGTTCGTTGAAGAATTCCAGAAAAACGGTGGTAAAGTACTGTTGATTGACCAAGTCTTTAAGTATCCCAACTGGAGCAATGAGCTGAGAATATGTTACGATCGCTTTCCGGAATTAAAAATTGTATTTACAGGATCGTCTGTAATGCGGTTAAAAGAAGAAAACACTGAGTTATCAGGTATCGTTAAGTCCTATAACCTTCGCGGTTTCTCCTTCAGAGAATTCCTGAATCTGCAAACAGGTAACAGCTTTCAGTATTATACCCTGGATGAGATTTTGTCCAATCACGAACAAATAGCCAAGACTGTTCTTTCAAAAGTTCGCCCCACAGATTATTTTCAGGATTACCTTCACCATGGTTTTTATCCGTTCTTTCTGGAAAAAAGAAATTTTTCAGAGAACCTGCTAAAGACAATGAATATGATGGTAGAGGTAGATATTCTGCTTATTAAGCAAATAGAACTGAAATATCTGTCTAAAATAAAAAAGCTTTTATATCTGCTTGCAGTAAGCGGTCCTTCAGCACCCAATGTCAGTCAGCTGGCAACGGAAATTGAGACCTCGCGGGCAACGGTAATGAACTACATCAAATATTTGGCAGATGCCAGATTAATCAATATGGTTTATCCCAAAGACGAAGAGTTCCCCAAGAAACCATCAAAGATTATGCTGCACAATACCAACCTGATGTATTCCATCTACCCGGTAAAAGTGGAAGAACAAGATGTGGTTGAAACATTCTTTTTGAATGCACTTTACAAAGATCATATCCTGAATAAAGGAGAAAAAGGAACCTCTTTCCTTGTCGACGGAAAGATACCATTTAAAATATGCGCCGAAGGCTTTAAGGCAAAAAATAACCCCGCCATTACCTACGCCATTCACAGGGCTGAGATAGGACGAGGAAATCAGATACCTTTATGGTTATTCGGTTTTCTTTATTAA
- a CDS encoding family 10 glycosylhydrolase has protein sequence MKYTYLVILLLCFFSQKTQAQLKNEIRATWLTTIYGLDWPTVKATSPTNINKQKAELCKILDELKAANFNTVLLQARLRGDVIYPSSIETFNETMTGKEGCSPGYDALAFAIEECHKRGLECHAWMVAIPLGKENHVKNLGKSSIVRRQPQICKHYQGEWFLDPGNPATKEYLLSLIKEVVTRYDVDGINLDYIRYPDQPKDFPDKDTYRKYGNGKTLDNWRRDNITDIVRYLYKQVKQLKPWVKISSSPVGKYKDTSHYPSGGWNAYHTVYQDAQGWLKEGIQDILFPMMYFNGNNFYPFALDWQEKSFGRCIVPGLGIYFLDPAEKDWPLSEIERQIYFTRRHGLTGQAFYRTKYLLSNTKNLFDELNGFHYANPALQPRMTWMDNIPPTLPLGLTCDREGTAIQLSWKPSTDNESRTAPYYNVYASDQFPVDISKPYNIIAHDVRENHYAYKEESGKETKHYFAVTATDRSGNESEATQLTPPKSLFQISEDGTQLLLPPSKEFVNITITDISGRCVQYSKYEEKIPLNHLQKGLYRVIFTDINGNIQPSTKMLAR, from the coding sequence ATGAAATATACATACCTTGTTATCTTGCTTCTCTGTTTTTTCTCACAAAAAACACAGGCGCAACTAAAAAATGAGATACGCGCCACATGGCTTACAACAATATACGGACTTGACTGGCCTACAGTCAAAGCCACCTCTCCTACCAATATAAATAAGCAAAAAGCAGAATTATGCAAGATTCTGGATGAGCTAAAAGCGGCTAACTTCAACACCGTTTTACTTCAGGCCCGCTTACGGGGAGATGTTATTTATCCTTCTTCTATAGAGACTTTCAACGAAACAATGACCGGAAAAGAAGGTTGTTCACCCGGTTATGATGCGCTGGCTTTTGCTATTGAAGAGTGCCACAAACGAGGTTTGGAATGTCATGCCTGGATGGTTGCCATTCCACTGGGGAAAGAAAACCATGTTAAAAATTTAGGAAAGAGCTCTATTGTACGAAGACAACCACAAATTTGCAAACACTATCAGGGTGAATGGTTCCTTGATCCCGGAAATCCAGCAACGAAAGAATACCTCCTTTCACTTATTAAAGAAGTGGTTACCCGCTATGATGTAGATGGCATTAACCTGGATTATATACGCTACCCGGATCAACCAAAAGATTTCCCCGATAAAGATACTTATCGCAAATACGGAAATGGAAAAACATTGGATAATTGGCGGCGAGACAACATCACTGACATTGTGCGATATTTGTATAAGCAGGTTAAGCAACTCAAACCATGGGTAAAGATAAGTAGTTCACCTGTTGGCAAATACAAAGATACTTCTCATTATCCTTCCGGAGGATGGAATGCCTATCACACCGTTTACCAGGATGCACAGGGATGGTTAAAGGAAGGAATTCAGGATATACTGTTTCCTATGATGTATTTTAATGGAAATAACTTTTACCCATTCGCACTTGATTGGCAGGAAAAAAGCTTTGGACGTTGTATTGTTCCGGGGTTAGGCATTTATTTCCTCGATCCTGCGGAAAAGGACTGGCCGTTAAGTGAAATTGAGCGACAGATATACTTTACCCGTCGTCATGGACTAACAGGACAAGCTTTTTACCGTACTAAATATCTTTTAAGCAACACGAAAAACCTATTCGATGAACTGAACGGATTTCATTATGCCAATCCAGCCCTTCAACCAAGAATGACGTGGATGGACAATATACCTCCTACACTTCCTCTGGGACTGACTTGCGACAGAGAAGGAACAGCCATACAACTCAGCTGGAAACCATCAACCGATAACGAATCCCGAACTGCACCTTATTATAATGTATATGCCTCAGATCAATTTCCTGTTGACATATCCAAACCTTATAATATTATTGCTCACGATGTTCGGGAAAATCATTATGCTTATAAAGAAGAGTCTGGCAAAGAAACGAAGCATTATTTTGCAGTCACAGCAACCGACCGTTCCGGCAACGAAAGTGAGGCTACACAACTGACTCCTCCAAAGAGTCTATTCCAGATCTCTGAAGATGGCACCCAATTATTGCTTCCTCCATCCAAAGAATTTGTTAATATCACAATTACAGATATTTCAGGAAGATGCGTACAATATTCAAAATATGAAGAAAAGATTCCGCTAAACCACTTACAAAAAGGACTTTATAGGGTTATATTTACGGACATTAACGGGAATATTCAACCTTCAACCAAGATGCTTGCACGATAG